The Leishmania infantum JPCM5 genome chromosome 15 DNA window acgtcggtAGCTCGTCACCGCACTTCCGCTGGCGAGCTCGATGACATCGACTACCTTATCGgtgagcggctgcgctcgGCGGGGCGGTACAGGCTAGCGTTGACGCCGGACGCCGCATACATCAAGTCGCAGGCGTGGGCACTGCGACGCGATCAGGTAAAAGAAGCGTTGCGCCGCGAGCAGGAAGATGCGAAGCTCAGGGAATGCACCTTTCGGCCACAGCTGGGACCCGCGGCGATGGAGGGCACCCGTGATGCGGAAGCCGCATCGAACGGTAGTGGCGGCCACTGCCCCGACGTCGGGGCAGTGAAGGTTTCCGTGACCGAGGACCCTGGCGTCTCGCAGCACCTTGCAcggctggagaaggcgcgccggcaccgccgggAGACAGAGACGCGCCTTaacggcagcaacgcacaTCACTGGACAAGTCGGTCCACAGTGCCACACGAGTTTCAACTAGGGCTCCGAGTTGCCGAGTCGATTCCATCACTGCGCAAGCCCTACATGCCGATTACCAGCCTTGGCGGTGACCTCAGTACTGCCACCTCGCTGCAGAGACATGAGCGAGAAGAGATCGTGAAGCGCGCTTCAGCTGCGCAGAGGCGACGTTCCTTCTCGTCAGCGCCTCCCTCACATGTCAGGGAccgtcgcggcagccgcccgcGATCGCCGTTGCCCACCACGACGGATGCGGCGAGGCGCTCGGTGAACGGCGAGCAGAAGAAGCCGCGACGGCAAAAGGGGCTACCGCGGACGAGGCAGCGATTCTTTTCATCGACGACGTTAATACCGGATGCGGCACACGGCGAGGCATATGCCCCGGAGCCCCAGCGCTCGTGCCTCGAAGTGGGCGCACGAGACATGGTGTGCTATCTAACGGACCAGCTGACTCACAAGGATGCGATCATTCAAGAGCAAGTAGAAAACCTGGAACGGCTGCACCGCGAGCTGGATGCGGCGATGGAGACGCTACACCAGATAGCATCTCTTGGAGCTTCACGCTGAGGTcaccagcgcacgcacccacacgcggGCATGTGTGTACGCGTACGCAGGACCGCACTGTGTGGGTCCCGTCTTTTTCCCGTTCTCCTTGCCGCTGGAGGTGTCGTCTTGTGCCGCCTCACTGTTTCTGTGCTTAGAtttgttttttgttgtcGCTGTAGGTGACCCGCTGTACTGTCCCCGTGCGTGGGCACCCTTCGTATGATGTGGagcgcaccccctcctcttctctcaaTTGtttcttcctttccttttgcGGCTTCAGCGCTCCGCGACGATGACTCTTGCAGCCTcagcagcgtgcgtgcgtatgcaTACGCGGGTgcatgtgcttgtgtgtgtatcgATTCCCGTCATTCCTCCCTCGGCCTCTTACCATGCCCCACTCCTACTTGCTATCgcgcagccccccccccctccccaagcCCCTtccacactcacacacacgcacgtacgctGTTGAGGGTGGCGTACCTGCTAAGggatggtgctgctgatgctgttCTTCCGCCCTGACGCCTTTTaacccacccacacacacacacacctctctctaACCCGTGAGAAGCGGTACAGAAGACGTGGCGCGCCGGGGTGAAACGTTATCCGCCGTGCGGCAACGCGCCATGACACATGGGGGCTCCCCTCGACGTTCTCTCAGGCGGCGGGGGCTCATCGGTGCTCctgccggcagcgcgcgcgggtgttcgacgccggcgccaaaacagccgctgcgcaccgtcTCTGTTCGTCACACTTCTAGCTCTTGCGCTCCTGAGCGCTGTCCGTGTTAGCGCCTTCAGCGACCCATTCGAACAGGTGCCAAACGCCTTTCAAaccaccggcaccgccgtgcgcgccgtctacgaggcggcgcagctcaccCGTTCCAACCCTGCGTGGGGCAGCCAGCGCCCGCTTCGCAGCGATTCCTACGTTCTCTGTGTCGCTAACGGCGGCGggggcagtggtggtgcggcgaaCAGCAGCTCGACTGCAGTCGACCTCATCGCGCGGGCGTGGTGCACCGAGAGTGGAAAGGGCATTCTTGTCAAGCAGTCCGTTTTTTGGAGTATGCTGGCCTCGCCTGGCCTCCAGCTCAGCGACTCGTCGATGGTAAGCAGTCGCGCACTCTCGTGGGACTGTCTTACTTACTCATGCGACATGGAGAACACGATCGTGGCGCACGCGACTGTGAAcgcgtccagcagctcgACAGACGTGACCTACACGTCGCCGCTTCCAGCCgttggcggcctcggcgttTCCACGCCGTGTTGCGGCTCCACGAACAGCACGTTCGTGCTCTACATGACGCGAGGCCTACTGGTTCAGTCCGCTACCTTGCCCGTGACAGCCTTGAACAACGAGGCCGCAGCGCTCTACAGCGCCTTTATAGACGCAGAAAGCGCGCGCGATCCGCTCGGCGAGCGCAGCAACaagaacagcagcggcggcggcggcggtagcgggGCAGACCGCGCGGAGGCTGTAACCGCCAAGGACTTAGTCGCCGGGCCGTCCAGGTCGAAGGAGATGGACTTCTGCCTGGtgcggcagctcgcgcctTCTTTCTACGCCCGAAGTGCTCGCTCAGAccgcggtgacggtggcgccgtcTTTGCTGTGAACGCGTCCATCTGCGGCGCCGATATCAGTGATCGCATCAACGAGCAGGACGCCACGCTTGTCATGCGCGGCTACACGGCAGTGCtgacggcggcagagggggTAGAGGCACTTTCCTTTCCAAAGGAGCTTATCGTGGGCATCGCATCGTGGATCGCCTCCACCCGGCACAACGCCTCCTGCAACGACGACGCCAAGCAGAGCCTGCTGCGCACGAAGGGGTGCTGCAAGTGGGGCTGGAACGCGAGCCAGGCCACCGCTTACCGCACCGGCGAGTACCTTGAGTGCCTTTTCGACACCTCGATGCTCGCGCACCTGCCGCCGCTTGTGCTGTCCTTGCGCAACGAGTCCATCGTGAGCACGGCCGAAACGAACAGTACATGCAgcatcgcgctgcagctcaacTCGTGCGTGAGCCCAGACGGCAACGCGCTTCGCTTCTACTCCACCGGGTCGCTCGTCGATGAGCTGAATCGTCACAGGCACTCCTTGAAGAACTTTCACGAGCCGGCGATCGTGGTaggggtgcagcagctgcgcggcgccaccgtcgccgtgaCACGGAGTGCAAGGGTCGCTAAGTGGTTCATCGGTACCTCCAATGCAGGGTACAACCTCGCGCTGCTGTACCTGGCAGTGCCGCGCGGGACGGCAGTTGCAGCGGACGTGAGCGCGGCTGGCGCCCTGTGCGTCGCCAAGACCGTGTGCAGCACGAAGCAAACGTTTTACGCATCGCTAAACCGGTGCGCCTATGTGCCTTGCACGCGTGTGCTCTTCTACTCCTTTCACGCCGACACGTTCACCTGCACCCCGCGCACTGCCTGCGTcagcatcgtcgccgctctATGCTTTTCACTGCTGGTTGCCGAGAGCGTCGTCCTGCACCTCCGTCGCAGGACGGAGCTGGCCAAAGAGGAGCACATGCGGCTGTtgctgcaggtgcagcggcgcaacaTAGAGGCGCAATGATGGTGCTgagcatgtgcgtgcgccgttGCTTGCTCGCTTTATTTTTCCGGCTGTCCctcgtctgtgcgtgtgcgtgaaaTCCATCGCACCTCTTTCTAACGATCACGTCTCTCTCGTTGTCTGGCTGCTCCTCTTGGGGCTCTTTCCTATCTGTGTTGGTGAGCGTGGTGAGGACGCAAGCACAGACGGACAGACACGCTTCCAGAGAGAGGATCGAACGCTCAGCCCCGCTCCTTCTATCCCTTGCTGCCTTCGCTAcatatatgtgcgtgtgtgtatgtgtatgtattAGGCCGCGTATGGAGTGCGTcgggcgccgtcgtcgccgcaaGACGCCCCTGTTgaccacacacagacagacagagagacggacAATATCCACAGGCACACTCGcaccctctttctctgcgcgcatgtctccccctcccaccctcttCACGTCCGCATGCCCGGGTAACTGCACCATCACAACCCCCTTCCGACTTTCAATGTGTGTCTCCGACTTACGTGCTCTCGCGCTTTCTCTTGCACCGACACACCTCTCCATACCCACACTTGGCAGTCCTTCATGGCTGCTCCCTcttccgccaccaccgcggttGCACCAGGAGACCGCTACCTCACCCGTGAGCCCTGCTGCCTACAGTGCTGTCACCGCAGCAGTGGTGCGTTAGTGGCGCCGCTAGCCGGATCACTCGAGCACGGTGCCGCCACTGGCGGAGATGCGGAGCTTGCCTTTCcatcagccgctgcagcggaccGCAGCGTAGCGTGGATCGCGGTGAGGCCGTACAGCTACCTCTTCCGCGCACCGGTGAAGGGTCGATGGCTGGGCCGCGGCCTTCTGGAGCTCTTCCTGCAGGAGTTTGCCTTCGTGCCGTTCGACACCACTGCTACCGCCATAacagcgccgttgccgttggCGCAGGAGCTCGCATCCGCCGACACGACCTCCGGCACTTTCCACTCTGCAGTGGTGCCACTCCTTTTACAACGGCGAGAGGCGTCGATGCTGCCGTCAAGCACCGCATCACCGTTGCCCTCGacgcgcatcagcggcggcgccacactCGACCGTCGCTTTACCCTCCCCGCGTACATCGAGGAGCTGTGCGACGGCATGCTTTGGCTGCGCGACCGAGAGGCGGAGTGCCGGGCGGTGGGGCGTCGGTACCGAAAGGCGCTCATCGACGCtgtcgcacgcgcgcgacgcagccacctcagcgcctgcagcacggATGGCGGTGTTCGTGAAAGAGGCAACAGTGGTGCGCTTGAAGCGCAgccgcatccgccgccgccgccgatggagGCACCTCCTCAAGCGACTGAGCCAGCAGCCACGCTATGCGGGATACCGAGCAGCGAgacgagcgcggcgccgaGTGAGTGGGCTGCGTGGTGTCGTACAGTTCTGTGGCTGATGGAGTTGCCCTCCGAGGCCGAAGTCGatacgctgctgccgcgcatgcTGCTGGCCGCATCCGTGCCGCCGTCCGGAGACAGCACCGTTGCGCAGGTAACTGATGAAGCAGACAccgcgagcgccgctgccgtccatgctcctcctccgccacttCTCTCGCTTCGGCAGAGGGACGTGGTATGTCACCGGGTGTGGCGTCGCGAAGGACGCATGTttgcgcatgcgccgctgGAGATCGTCCGCTGCGACGTTGCCTCCGTTTTGCCTGTCTTGTCTCCTGCGGCGCATTGCAAGGCACCGCTGTCCGCGGCGAAGACGCTTGCCATGATGGTGGTAAGTAAGCCGCCAGGGCTGCCGGTGCACCCCTCCGGGTGCTACCGAAAGAATTCGGTGACGAGCATCCTTGAAGACGTGctgggcggcggaggcgacggcgatgcgcgcCGCCTTTACCGCATCGAGGAGCACTACGCCGGCCCGGCGACGGGCGGTGCGCTCCCGCATCGGCCGTACGCCTCCGTTGTTCACAAGAAGGGCGGCTTTGAGCTCATTCGAgtgtggctgcggcgcactCCGTGCGCAAGGGACGCTAGCGCAGCCGTCGCTGACGGCTCTTCGCCGGTTTCCGCCTCTGCCGATGAGACTGGCGTGACTGCCGAGGACTGGGCAGTGCTCAAGACACTCTTCATGCGCGAAcgcgaggcgacggcgcaacGGCCTCAGTCGAGCAGTCTGCAAGAGGATGACGATGCAGATCGCCacgacgccatcgccgtcgcaACGGAGACGGGACGGCATGTGAAGCGCCCGCGCGAAGCCAAAGGCGGCGATGAGGATCAATCGTGGGCCGCCAATGCCCACCAGGATACCACCACAAAGGTGATGCGCGCATcgagcggcgacgccgcagctgctgtccCGCCCTCGTACACGATGAAGGCCTTCGTCGTGCATCGACTCGACGCGGCCACCAGCGGTGTACTGCTCTTTGGGTTGAACAGCCacacggcgcggcgcacggcggcggccattGCGAATAAGTCTCTCcagggcgacggcggcggcgacgacgacgacaagcCCTCTCATGGCAGTGCCGGTGGGGGAAATGACACGCGTGAAGGCGCTGGCTCGGGGACCCCGCCTCTGCCACTaccggcgtcgtcgtcgcgcaaGGTCTATTGCGCGCGAGTGCACGGTCGGGTACATCTCGAGAGCCTCGCACGCGAGCAGCATCATTGCATCCTTCACACCCCATCGCCACTGACGCAACGCACGAGCGATGGGCTCGGGGCACctgacgctgctggtgcgaGCGCTGACGCGAGCAGTGCGACACGAcacagcgctgccgtcgagcTCCTTGTCTGTCGACCTATCGGGTGCTTGGATCACCACAACAGCCTGTACTGGTCACCGGATGCCGCCGTCACAGActcgtggcagcggcaccaggCAGACGTcgaacaacagcaacagcaggcagccgagctgcgcagcagctcgctcTCGGGCGGGCGAGGCGAGACAGGGCGCACGCCAGAGGCCGTTGCGGCTAAGCACAAACGCATGCGTCAGCTTACGCGAGGTGGCGGGACGGCCTCGGTAGGCGCGTTGGCTGCAGCTCTGCAACCTGTGAGCGGCGCTGGGGCAGCTCAACCGGCGCGAGGGACTTCGACGGCTCTTTCAGATAGCTCCAGGCGTGTGCAGCAGTACTTGGAGACGCTTCGCTCGGCCGAAACGGCGTTACAGGTGATGCACTACGACGCAGCGACCGATCAGACAGTGGTGAAGTGCACCCTAGGTACAGGTCGCACGCATCAGCTACGCGTCCATCTCGCCTCTCTCGGACATCCAATTGTGCACGACAGCAAGTACATCGCCTTGGAGGTGCACATGCGCAACTTGGCCAAAGACGGCAAACACGGCCTGGTagagagcggcgaggcgaCCGCGGCGACCGGCGTCCCCCGCACACCTCTCGCTTCGGAAGCTTCGCTGACTCGCTTCTACGAAAGCCGTAATGTTGCCGCCAGCTCGGAGGTtggtggcagcgctgccgcagctggtgctgcgaTGGGGGGAAGGTGGCAGTCGGAGGTCTTTGCAGAGAGCAGAAatgcgcgcggctgcgtaTGCCCGGAGGCCATCGATCTGCACGCTTGGCAGTATACGCTCGCttacgacgacggcgagctTGTTTCAGTGGAagtgccgctgccctcgtGGGCGCATTGAAACAGGTGTTGATGATCTGTAGTGGGCCCGTCTTGGTTCGCCGGCAACACGCGGGCGCGTACGCCGCTCGTCAGCGCCttctgccgctgtcgctgcggctggtTGCCATGCCGGCTAGCGTAGTGGTCATGGCGTCGAGTAGGAAGGCTCTTCTCACAGCTGCCTACAACCCTTATCACCGTAAGACacatgcgcgtgcacacacacaaaggaagGCGAGATACCAATCAAGCGCGAtctctgctgctcctctccttttctctctccctgaTGTTGTGTCGAGCGGCATGCCCCGTGAGCGTGCACCGCCTCTACACTTGTGCTGGGCGCCTCTCGACGATCAGCacatacacgtacacacgtGTGTACGTCTGTGATAATGCTGTGACGAGCTCTCTTGTCTATCCCATGTGCTCACACCTCCCGccgtcgtctctctctctgttctcgTGTCGGTctttctgctgctgttgctgccgctgctgcgcccccTTTCACCCGCCACGCCACGCCACTTCACGACACGGTTCGGGGACTCCTGGCGCGCCCGCTCACCTTCGCAACTTCCTACTCATACGTGCATATGCGTGGCCCTGTGCGCTGCGCTTAtctccccccctccgcccatCTCCCTACCGGTGTCTTACTGCTCCTGTGAAAGCATACGTATCCACgcccctctgtgtgtgtgtctgtgatCGCAATGACGACCGCGCAACTCGCCTGCACGTACGCCGCGCTCATCCTCAGCGCGTCCGGCAAGACCGATGCCGACTCCATCTGCGCCGTGACGAAGGCCGCTGGTGTCGAGGTGAGCCACggcatggccgccgcctttgccaACGCCCTCGCCTCCGTCAACGTGAACGAGGTGCTCGGCAGCATCCGCTTTAGCGGTGCggccgctggtggcgctgctgcccccgctgccgctgccgccgcgagtggcgcggccccggctgcggcggccgcgaagGAGGAGCCAGAGGAGGATGCAGACGACGACATGGGCTTTGGTCTGTTCGACTAAGCTCTTCGGATCGCAGCGAGAGAGTGtacgcacgtgcgtgcgggtgtgtCGCGGGCTTCGCCCTTTACTTTTAGTTTGTGTGCATCGCTTCTTCATTTTTTAATGGCCCGCTTCGAACGAAAGCGAAACAAGACGAGATGGCGTCACGACGAGAGACAGACGGACGGACAGAGAGAAGGACCGCGGAGGGAAGGCACAGATGTAGCCGCACCTCGAATCGCCATTCCTTTCGAGCCTTCAtctcgcgctctctcgccTATCATGAGCGGCGTCAATGCACTTGCCGCCTATTTGTCAGTGCCGTGCCTgacgtctgtgtgtgtgtgtgtaccaCACTCGTCTTCCGTGTGCTCGACAGCGGGTGAGGTTGGGTAAGGGCCCGATTTGGTAGTATCAGGCAATGTCCACGTTGCTCGGCAACGTAGGGCCGAGATAGGATATGGTAGAAACGGCATGTTGCTTGAAGGAGGTgctctccgccctcccctgcccCCGCTTCCAGTCCCGACTCCGCTCAGTCACTGCACCGCAACTCTCGCATCATTGACGCAAACATCTCACTTCCCTCGGTCTCGGTCTCTTTTCTTGCTAACGCACTTCTGCGTGGCGCATCACGCACGCATTCATCTTCGCACGCGTGGCCGCGTGTGTATTTGTGTGTTCGCGcgtcgccccccccctccgcccatCTCCCTACCGGTGTCTTACTGCTCCTGTGAAAGCATACGTATCCACgcccctctgtgtgtgtgtctgtgatCGCAATGACGACCGCGCAACTCGCCTGCACGTACGCCGCGCTCATCCTCAGCGCGTCCGGCAAGACCGATGCCGACTCCATCTGCGCCGTGACGAAGGCCGCTGGTGTCGAGGTGAGCCACggcatggccgccgcctttgccaACGCCCTCGCCTCCGTCAACGTGAACGAGGTGCTCGGCAGCATCCGCTTTAGCGGTGCggccgctggtggcgctgctgcccccgctgccgcggccgccgcgagtggcgcggccccggctgcggcggccgcgaagGAGGAGCCAGAGGAGGATGCAGACGACGACATGGGCTTTGGTCTGTTCGACTAAGCTCTTCGGATCGCAGCGAGAGAGTGtacgcacgtgcgtgcgtgcgggtgtgcacaggcgcacgcgtAAGTTTAGCGGGGGTTCTCGCTACCGCCACTCGCTTGCTGTCCACATCCCCCCTCCGCTCTCTCCGCCGAACGCATCGCGCGGCCGACAGGCGTGCGCTCGATgccgctttcctttcttATTTGCCTCTACGGATGATTTACAATCTCACGCCGTCAACGGAACGTGAAGGGCCCTACGCCATCGCtgtacgcgtgcgtgtcgccgGCGCCTTCGAGAGCAGAAATGGAGGCAGACCagggcagccgcagcagcagcagcaggctgcACGGCAACgacgcgtgtgcctctccgtctctgtgtctctctgGCTAGCGCATAGACGGACAGACTCATGCATACGTGCACTCgtctgcctctgcctcggTCAGTGCCGACAGTGTGCTTGCACGGTTGCGTGCACCAGGcccacccactcacccctcccacccGTATCAACACTGCTTGGCACTTCTCTCAACTCCCgtccacgcacgcaccaccatcacccctTCCTCATTTCCTTCTTGGTAATGCCCAGCGCGCAGAGATACCATAGTAGGTGCACATCAGCTCCACTTCACCGCACCTCTACAGGCGCAAGGAGGGAGAACACCAATTTCTCGCGAGGGGCTTCGCTGAGTACACATAACAGCGCTGACGCTTTCCTTGCCACCGCATCTCGTCTTAGCGATGGAGGCGGGAATAGAggccacagcaacgccggcggcctTGACAcagccgccggcggcaccccGCCCAGGCAGGAATACTCGCCGCATACTCGTCTTGTACCTAGGGGGAACCATTGGCATGAAGAAGAACGCCGCAGGCGCGCTGGAGCCCGTCGCCGGATACCTGACGGAGCAGATGCGCGAGATGCGAGAGCTGCGGGAGAGCTCCGAAATCGCGCCATTCGACATCATAGAGTACGCCGAGCTcctcgacagcagcgacatgAACGCCGCCGACTactgccgcatcgccgcggaTGTGCAGGTGCACTACGACGAGTACGACGGTTTTCTCATCGCGCACGGCACGGACACGATGCACTACACGGCGAGCGCACTTTCTTTCCTGCTGTGCAACCTTGGCAAGCCGGTGATCGTGACAGGGGCgatggtggcgctggcggagccGTACAACGATGCCCGCCGCAACGTGGTGATCGGGATGATGATCGCATCCAACCCCAAGATTTGTGAGGTGTGTATCTTCTTCAACGACAGCCTGTTTCGCGGCAACCGGTGCAACAAGGTCTACCATACGTACGGCGCCTTCCGCTCCCTCAACTACCCGGCGCTTGGCGTTGTGGGGGCTACCGATTTCGTGCTGAAGGACGAGCATCTGCTCCCGCAACCAATGGGTGCCTTGAAAATTATGTCGGACATGCGTGGACGCGTGGGCTGCTACCCGATCGACCCCGAGGCCGACGTGGACACCTTCGTCGCATTGCTGGAGCAGAAGCGGCCAAGGTCGTCTCcctgcgccttctccgtCACGGCAGCACCCTCGAcggacgacagcgacggcgcgcagaAACCCCTGCTGGAtgctgtgctgctgtctcTCAACGGTGTTGGTAGCGTGCAGGGCGTcgtagcgcagcagctgcggcgaaTCGTCGCTGTTGCGCACAAGCACAATATCGTTGTCTGTGCTGTGGCTCGTGATATCAGCGGCACGCTGAACCCGTCCGAggtccagcgcctgcacgccaTCTCGCCCGAGATCGTGTACCTGAACGACAtgtgcgcctccgctgcggaGGTGAAGCTCATGTACCTGTTCGGCAAAGGGCTCAGTCCTGCAAAGGTAGCCGCCGCCATGACGCAGAATCTGCGAGGCGAAATCACCCCGCTACTCGAAGTGCATGCGAAGCTGTGAAGACTGGCTTAGCAGAAGGCGGGGACggggcgacggaggaggagagtcACGAGACTGGGGGTGGACTCCGCAGCCACCTCTGCGCCTCTCGCCCGTtgagctgcagccgcgcacggGCAGACGGTGAGAAGACGAAGGAGCTATATGCATATTTGTGCTTGCTTTTCAGAGAGTAGAGAGAGGGTGGCATCGGCGATCTGCACATGTGTCTTGCAGCGCCGATGACGAGCTGTCGCTgatacacacatacacacagacacactgCGCACCTGCCCTCACTCGTCCCTCTACCTCTACCTCTCCCTGGCGCTCTTGTGAATGCTAGACATCGAGCAACcgaagcagcacacacaagcatgGTGCACGCAGGTGTGCACGTCGATGTGTAGGGAGGCCTCTCAGCGGTATTCTTTTTGGCCGAGCGGCATGCGAAGCACCGCTGagctctcttcccctttctctATCTCTGTCGTGTTTCTTGTCTGCTGAATCACCTCACCACACCCTTCCAGCAACCACCGCAAACCATCATCGCGTGGCGACGCGCTGCCAATCCTTCAACCttcacacacaaaaaaaaaaacatcgCCCACCCTCCACTCTCGGCTCCCTACCTCCGTCAACGCGACGGCAGCTGGTGCAGCCACGCAtacccacacgcgcacacacg harbors:
- a CDS encoding putative 60S acidic ribosomal protein, whose amino-acid sequence is MTTAQLACTYAALILSASGKTDADSICAVTKAAGVEVSHGMAAAFANALASVNVNEVLGSIRFSGAAAGGAAAPAAAAAASGAAPAAAAAKEEPEEDADDDMGFGLFD
- a CDS encoding putative 60S acidic ribosomal protein → MTTAQLACTYAALILSASGKTDADSICAVTKAAGVEVSHGMAAAFANALASVNVNEVLGSIRFSGAAAGGAAAPAAAAAASGAAPAAAAAKEEPEEDADDDMGFGLFD
- a CDS encoding cytoplasmic l-asparaginase i-like protein, giving the protein MEAGIEATATPAALTQPPAAPRPGRNTRRILVLYLGGTIGMKKNAAGALEPVAGYLTEQMREMRELRESSEIAPFDIIEYAELLDSSDMNAADYCRIAADVQVHYDEYDGFLIAHGTDTMHYTASALSFLLCNLGKPVIVTGAMVALAEPYNDARRNVVIGMMIASNPKICEVCIFFNDSLFRGNRCNKVYHTYGAFRSLNYPALGVVGATDFVLKDEHLLPQPMGALKIMSDMRGRVGCYPIDPEADVDTFVALLEQKRPRSSPCAFSVTAAPSTDDSDGAQKPLLDAVLLSLNGVGSVQGVVAQQLRRIVAVAHKHNIVVCAVARDISGTLNPSEVQRLHAISPEIVYLNDMCASAAEVKLMYLFGKGLSPAKVAAAMTQNLRGEITPLLEVHAKL